The Pseudomonas kermanshahensis genome includes a window with the following:
- the nfuA gene encoding Fe-S biogenesis protein NfuA, producing MSAITITDAAHDYLADLLSKQNTPGIGIRIFITQPGTQYAETCIAYCKPGEEKPDDTAVGLKSFTAYLDAVSVPFLEDALVDYATDRMGGQLTIKAPNAKVPMVNEDSPINERINYYLQTEINPGLASHGGQVSLVDVVDDGIAVLQFGGGCQGCGQADVTLKEGIERTLLERIPELKGVRDVTDHTQKENAYY from the coding sequence ATGAGCGCTATAACCATTACCGACGCCGCCCATGATTACCTGGCCGATCTGCTCTCCAAGCAGAATACGCCCGGCATCGGCATCCGCATTTTCATCACCCAGCCAGGCACCCAGTACGCAGAGACGTGCATTGCCTACTGCAAGCCGGGCGAAGAGAAGCCTGACGACACCGCCGTGGGTCTGAAGAGCTTCACCGCTTACCTCGATGCAGTCAGCGTACCTTTCCTGGAAGACGCCCTGGTCGATTACGCCACCGACCGCATGGGCGGCCAGCTGACCATCAAGGCGCCGAACGCCAAGGTGCCGATGGTCAACGAGGACAGCCCGATCAACGAGCGTATCAATTACTACCTGCAGACCGAGATCAACCCGGGCCTGGCCAGCCATGGCGGCCAGGTAAGCTTGGTGGACGTGGTCGACGACGGCATCGCTGTGCTGCAGTTCGGCGGCGGTTGCCAGGGCTGCGGCCAGGCCGACGTGACCCTGAAGGAAGGCATCGAGCGCACCCTGCTCGAGCGTATTCCGGAGCTCAAAGGTGTGCGCGACGTGACCGACCACACCCAGAAGGAAAACGCGTACTACTGA
- a CDS encoding acyltransferase family protein, producing MLYSLQALRAFAAWVVVCHHFMQIFFDFKASGPIGQLLTDRGAVGVDIFFVISGLVIYLSTRDKTIEPRQFLLNRVLRIVPAYWFYTLVMAGLLLAASRWMPHQEFDWHHLLLSLLFVPAENPGGYGLYPTLNVGWTLNFEMFFYLLFGLAFLVRQRHQVLLVTVALLLVSEVLGRLGVLSRFYNNDIIYEFLLGIGLGVLYRRGLIRQGTWMPLALLAVAGYAIYHLDASQRLLHWGLPSALVVLAFVSLEPVFAGNRLLKALGDCSYSVYLIHVLVLYAGWFASQRLHLNPYLVFALCVPSIGLMSWFSYQWLERGLYRRMQAWLAAPRGQAPVYALSRVKY from the coding sequence ATGCTGTATTCGCTTCAGGCACTGCGGGCGTTCGCCGCCTGGGTGGTGGTCTGCCACCATTTCATGCAGATCTTCTTCGACTTCAAGGCCAGCGGGCCCATCGGCCAACTGCTTACCGACCGGGGCGCTGTCGGCGTCGACATCTTTTTCGTCATCAGCGGCCTGGTTATTTACCTCTCCACCCGCGACAAAACCATCGAACCCCGCCAGTTCTTGCTCAACCGGGTGCTGCGTATCGTCCCGGCGTACTGGTTTTACACCTTGGTCATGGCGGGCCTGCTGCTGGCGGCCAGCCGCTGGATGCCGCACCAGGAATTCGACTGGCACCACCTGCTGTTATCGCTGCTGTTCGTGCCTGCGGAAAACCCCGGCGGGTATGGCCTTTATCCGACCTTGAACGTGGGCTGGACGCTGAACTTCGAGATGTTCTTCTACCTGCTGTTCGGCCTGGCATTCCTGGTCCGCCAGCGCCATCAGGTGCTGCTGGTCACTGTCGCGCTGCTGCTGGTGAGTGAAGTGCTGGGGCGGCTGGGTGTGCTCAGCCGCTTCTACAACAACGACATCATCTATGAGTTCCTGCTCGGCATCGGCCTGGGTGTGCTGTATCGGCGAGGCCTGATCCGCCAGGGCACCTGGATGCCCCTGGCGTTGCTCGCGGTGGCGGGGTATGCCATCTATCACCTCGACGCCTCCCAGCGCCTGCTGCATTGGGGTCTGCCGAGCGCGCTGGTGGTGCTGGCCTTTGTCTCCCTGGAGCCGGTGTTTGCGGGTAATCGGCTGCTCAAGGCGCTGGGTGACTGTTCGTATTCGGTCTACCTGATTCACGTGCTGGTGCTGTATGCCGGCTGGTTCGCCAGCCAGCGGCTGCACCTGAACCCGTACCTGGTGTTTGCCCTGTGCGTGCCGTCCATTGGACTAATGTCGTGGTTCAGCTACCAGTGGCTGGAGCGCGGCCTGTACCGACGAATGCAGGCCTGGCTGGCGGCGCCACGGGGGCAGGCGCCGGTGTACGCGCTTTCCCGAGTCAAATACTAG
- a CDS encoding SCO family protein: MNDLYTRRAVVAGMGVLGLGLLAGCSPARGLEFKYGKNMSNEILGRKFNLKDPQGNPRTLSSFYGSMPMIFFGFTQCPAVCPTTLARAAQIRQLLRGRDRDLFQVVFITLDPERDTPEVLDAYVKAFDPSFTALTGTPEEIAEVAKEFKVFYEKVPAGDTYTISHSSTSYVYDTRGTLRLSLGHSLNAKECAEDLVTLMEIC; the protein is encoded by the coding sequence ATGAATGATCTGTATACCCGGCGCGCGGTTGTCGCCGGGATGGGCGTTCTCGGGCTTGGCCTGCTGGCTGGCTGCAGCCCGGCCCGGGGTCTTGAGTTCAAGTACGGCAAGAACATGAGCAACGAAATCCTTGGGCGCAAGTTCAACCTCAAGGACCCCCAAGGCAACCCGCGTACCCTGTCGAGCTTCTACGGCAGCATGCCAATGATTTTCTTCGGCTTCACCCAGTGCCCGGCGGTCTGCCCGACCACGCTGGCGCGGGCGGCGCAAATCAGGCAGTTGCTCAGGGGTCGCGACCGTGACTTGTTCCAGGTGGTGTTCATTACCCTGGACCCGGAGCGCGACACCCCCGAAGTGCTCGACGCCTATGTCAAAGCGTTCGACCCCTCGTTCACCGCGCTGACGGGCACCCCCGAAGAAATCGCCGAGGTGGCTAAAGAGTTCAAGGTGTTCTACGAGAAGGTCCCGGCCGGTGATACCTACACCATCTCTCATTCGTCCACCAGCTACGTCTACGATACGCGTGGCACCCTGCGCCTGAGCCTGGGTCATTCCCTGAATGCCAAGGAATGCGCTGAAGACCTGGTCACCCTGATGGAGATTTGCTAA
- a CDS encoding AraC family transcriptional regulator, with amino-acid sequence MTTPLREQTHLWQAPALGDVEMLHARYFQQRFAPHVHEGYVFTVIESGAQRFWHRGSEHLAPVGSMVLINPDELHTGATAHEAGWRYRGFYPEHERVTGVLEELELGRHGMPTFKDSVIQDPALALAFSQLHQLSEAAASALEQQTAWRHAVLALVQRHGQCAEPAAPGHEPQAVARARELLESQLADPPSLEALAAAVNLSPFHFARVFRQATGLPPHAWLKQRRLARAREFLKHGQAASEVAFALGFADQSHLSRQFKQAYGVTPGAYRSACLPG; translated from the coding sequence ATGACCACGCCCCTGCGCGAGCAGACGCACCTGTGGCAGGCGCCGGCGCTGGGCGACGTCGAAATGCTGCACGCGCGGTATTTCCAGCAGCGCTTCGCCCCGCACGTGCATGAAGGCTACGTGTTCACCGTGATCGAGTCGGGCGCCCAGCGCTTCTGGCATCGCGGCAGCGAACACCTGGCCCCGGTGGGCAGCATGGTGTTGATCAACCCCGACGAACTGCACACCGGCGCCACGGCCCACGAAGCCGGCTGGCGCTACCGCGGTTTCTACCCAGAACATGAGCGGGTAACGGGCGTGCTGGAGGAGCTGGAACTGGGCCGCCACGGCATGCCCACCTTCAAGGACAGTGTGATCCAGGATCCGGCCCTGGCGCTCGCCTTCAGCCAGCTGCACCAATTATCCGAAGCAGCAGCCAGTGCCCTGGAACAGCAGACCGCCTGGCGCCATGCCGTGCTGGCCCTGGTGCAACGCCATGGGCAATGCGCCGAACCCGCTGCACCCGGCCATGAGCCACAGGCGGTGGCTCGCGCCCGTGAACTGCTGGAGAGCCAGTTGGCCGACCCGCCATCGCTTGAAGCCCTGGCGGCGGCGGTCAACCTGTCGCCCTTCCACTTCGCCCGGGTGTTTCGCCAGGCCACCGGCCTGCCGCCCCATGCCTGGCTCAAACAACGGCGCCTGGCCCGTGCCCGTGAGTTTTTGAAACACGGCCAGGCGGCTTCGGAGGTGGCGTTTGCGCTTGGGTTTGCCGACCAGAGCCACTTGAGCCGGCAGTTCAAGCAGGCATATGGGGTAACCCCAGGGGCATACCGCAGCGCCTGCCTGCCAGGCTGA
- a CDS encoding DUF2970 domain-containing protein, whose translation MDDSSQGKPPTFWQMLHSILAAAFGVQSGKNRARDFTHGKASHFIAMGTVFTLLFILILIGLVQLAMHMTAR comes from the coding sequence ATGGACGACTCAAGCCAAGGCAAGCCCCCTACCTTCTGGCAAATGCTGCACAGCATCCTCGCCGCCGCCTTCGGTGTGCAGAGCGGCAAGAACCGCGCACGCGATTTCACCCACGGCAAAGCCAGCCATTTCATTGCGATGGGTACCGTGTTTACCCTGCTGTTCATTCTGATACTGATCGGCTTGGTGCAATTGGCCATGCACATGACCGCGCGTTGA
- a CDS encoding fatty acid cis/trans isomerase — protein sequence MAFKNQDFPHMVHRCIRAWAGVFALLISGATFGQAAQSSPAISYTRDIQPIFTEKCVACHACNDAACQLKLESPEGAVRGATKVPVYQGDRSAAVPTTRLFYDAHSEGEWRKKGFYSVLDGQGSQAALMARMLELGHKTPLTPNAKLPEDIVLGINRNNMCPLPHEFDAYAGAHPKEGMPLAVTGLTDQEYTTLQRWLAAGAPVEYQPIQPSAVEAKQIADWEELLNRPGSTEALVGRWLYEHLFLAHIYFVGGEQGHFFQWVRSRTPSGQPVDVIATRRPNDPPGTDFYYRLMPVQGVIVHKTHITYPMGPQKLKRVKQLFYAGDWHASALPGYGPRHRANPFETFEAIPAVARYQFMLDNAEYFVRTFIRGPVCRGQIATDVIRDNFWALFQEPAHDRYITDAQYRGEATPLLAMPGQIDDVGSVLGLWHAYRDKRNEYEKLRREAYAEMPAPGWSTLWAGNDNALLSIFRHFDSASVTKGLIGDVPLTVWLFDYPLFERTYYQLAVNFDVFGNVSHQLQTRLYFDLIRNGAEVNFLRLMAADQRGAILSDWYQNSGKVKMWLDYEDIDTDTPSGIKLDPANPKRDFGLKLVQRTGSLNAAPDPINRCQGAYCSRPQMNEAFRNVEQSLSRLVSRPAAGLKVINQLPEATMLRIEGPGGQRQVYSLLRNRAHSNVAFLLGEAYRYQPGLDTLTLYPGVLSSYPNFIFNMPAGDVPEFVEDMEYARDDAGKFERIVMRWGVRRSHPQFWQYFHDLNSYIKETQPVEAGVLDMNRYENL from the coding sequence ATGGCTTTCAAGAACCAGGACTTTCCGCACATGGTGCATCGTTGTATTCGTGCTTGGGCGGGCGTTTTCGCCTTGCTCATCAGTGGCGCGACCTTCGGGCAGGCTGCCCAATCGAGCCCGGCTATTTCCTACACCCGGGATATCCAGCCGATATTCACCGAGAAGTGCGTGGCCTGCCATGCCTGCAACGACGCGGCCTGCCAGCTCAAGCTGGAAAGCCCTGAGGGCGCGGTGCGGGGAGCGACCAAGGTGCCGGTGTACCAAGGTGACCGCAGCGCGGCGGTGCCGACCACGCGGCTGTTCTACGACGCCCACAGCGAGGGCGAGTGGCGCAAGAAGGGCTTCTACTCGGTGCTCGACGGCCAGGGCAGCCAGGCCGCGCTGATGGCGCGCATGCTCGAGCTGGGGCACAAGACGCCGCTTACGCCCAATGCCAAGCTGCCCGAGGACATCGTCCTGGGCATCAACCGCAACAACATGTGCCCTTTGCCCCATGAGTTCGACGCCTACGCCGGCGCGCACCCTAAAGAAGGCATGCCACTGGCGGTCACCGGCCTGACCGACCAGGAGTACACCACCCTGCAACGCTGGCTGGCGGCTGGCGCGCCGGTGGAGTACCAGCCGATTCAGCCGAGTGCGGTCGAGGCCAAGCAGATCGCCGACTGGGAAGAGCTGCTCAACCGCCCGGGTTCGACCGAGGCCCTGGTGGGCCGCTGGCTTTACGAGCACCTGTTCCTTGCGCACATCTACTTCGTCGGCGGCGAGCAGGGCCACTTCTTCCAGTGGGTGCGTTCCCGCACGCCCAGTGGCCAGCCGGTCGACGTGATCGCGACCCGACGCCCCAACGACCCGCCAGGTACCGACTTTTACTACCGGCTGATGCCGGTGCAGGGTGTGATCGTGCACAAGACGCACATCACTTACCCAATGGGGCCGCAGAAGCTCAAGCGGGTCAAGCAACTGTTCTACGCGGGGGACTGGCATGCCTCGGCGCTGCCAGGCTATGGCCCGCGCCACCGGGCCAACCCGTTCGAGACCTTCGAGGCGATCCCGGCGGTGGCGCGTTACCAGTTCATGCTGGATAACGCCGAATACTTCGTGCGCACCTTCATCCGTGGCCCGGTGTGCCGTGGGCAGATTGCAACCGACGTGATCCGCGATAACTTCTGGGCGCTGTTCCAGGAGCCGGCCCACGACCGCTACATCACCGATGCCCAGTACCGTGGCGAGGCCACGCCGCTGCTGGCCATGCCGGGGCAGATCGACGACGTGGGCAGTGTGCTGGGCCTCTGGCATGCCTACCGCGACAAGCGCAACGAATACGAAAAACTGCGCCGCGAAGCCTATGCCGAAATGCCGGCGCCGGGTTGGTCGACGCTGTGGGCCGGTAACGACAATGCTCTACTGAGTATCTTCCGCCACTTCGACAGCGCCTCGGTGACCAAGGGCCTGATCGGGGATGTGCCGCTCACCGTGTGGCTGTTCGACTACCCCTTGTTCGAGCGCACTTACTACCAGTTGGCCGTCAACTTCGATGTATTCGGCAACGTTTCGCACCAGTTGCAGACCCGCCTGTACTTCGACCTGATCCGCAATGGCGCGGAGGTCAACTTCCTGCGCCTGATGGCGGCCGACCAGCGTGGCGCGATCCTCAGTGACTGGTATCAGAACAGCGGCAAGGTGAAGATGTGGCTCGATTACGAGGACATCGACACTGACACCCCAAGCGGTATCAAGCTGGACCCGGCGAACCCAAAACGCGACTTCGGGCTCAAGCTGGTGCAGCGTACCGGCAGCCTGAATGCGGCACCTGACCCGATCAACCGCTGCCAGGGGGCGTACTGCTCGCGGCCGCAGATGAACGAGGCGTTCCGCAATGTCGAGCAGTCGCTCAGCCGCCTGGTGTCGCGCCCGGCTGCCGGGCTCAAGGTCATCAACCAGCTGCCTGAAGCGACGATGCTGCGTATCGAGGGGCCTGGCGGCCAGCGCCAGGTGTACAGCCTGCTGCGCAACCGTGCGCACAGCAACGTTGCCTTCCTGCTGGGCGAGGCCTACCGCTATCAGCCTGGGCTGGACACCCTGACCTTGTACCCGGGCGTGCTCAGCAGCTACCCGAACTTCATCTTCAACATGCCGGCCGGGGATGTGCCCGAGTTTGTCGAGGACATGGAGTATGCGCGTGATGATGCTGGCAAATTCGAGCGCATCGTCATGCGCTGGGGCGTGCGCCGCAGCCATCCGCAGTTCTGGCAGTACTTCCATGACCTTAATAGCTACATCAAGGAGACCCAGCCGGTGGAGGCGGGTGTGCTGGACATGAACCGCTACGAGAACCTCTGA
- a CDS encoding copper chaperone PCu(A)C: MAVSLQPIKRGLAAIALLGFALPALAQTDVSDAWVRASVPHQQSTGAFMTLTASSDSKLVGVESPVAKTVQVHEMTMNGDVMGMREVKAVELPAGKAVTLDPNGLHVMLMGLNQQVKEGEQVPLTLVIEDAKGGKERLPVQAPVRPLTEAGGGHDHMHMKH, from the coding sequence ATGGCTGTTTCACTGCAACCGATCAAACGCGGCCTGGCCGCCATCGCCCTGCTGGGCTTTGCCCTGCCAGCCCTGGCCCAGACCGACGTGAGTGATGCCTGGGTCCGCGCCAGCGTGCCGCACCAGCAGTCCACCGGTGCCTTCATGACCCTCACGGCCAGCAGCGACAGCAAGCTGGTGGGCGTTGAATCGCCTGTGGCCAAGACCGTGCAAGTGCATGAAATGACCATGAACGGCGACGTGATGGGCATGCGTGAGGTCAAGGCCGTCGAGTTGCCGGCTGGCAAAGCAGTCACCCTGGATCCGAACGGCCTGCACGTGATGCTGATGGGGTTGAACCAGCAGGTGAAAGAAGGCGAGCAGGTGCCGCTGACCCTGGTCATCGAAGATGCCAAGGGCGGCAAGGAAAGGCTTCCGGTGCAAGCGCCAGTGCGTCCGCTCACCGAGGCAGGCGGTGGGCATGACCACATGCACATGAAACACTGA
- the metH gene encoding methionine synthase, whose amino-acid sequence MSDRSARLQALQHALKERILILDGGMGTMIQSYRLEEHDYRGTRFADWPSDVKGNNDLLLLSRPDVIAAIEKAYLDAGADILETNTFNATQISQADYGMESLVYELNVEGARIARQVADAKTLETPDKPRFVAGVLGPTSRTCSISPDVNDPGYRNVTFDELVENYIEATRGLIEGGADLILIETIFDTLNAKAAIFAVQQVFEDDNVELPIMISGTITDASGRTLSGQTTEAFWNSVRHAKPISVGLNCALGAKDLRPYLEELSTKADTHVSAHPNAGLPNAFGEYDETPAEMAAVVEEFAASGFLNIIGGCCGTTPGHIQAIAEAVAKYKPREIPEIAKACRLSGLEPFTIDRQSLFVNVGERTNITGSAKFARLIREENYTEALEVALQQVEAGAQVIDINMDEGMLDSQAAMVRFLNMIAGEPDISRVPIMIDSSKWEVIEAGLKCIQGKGIVNSISMKEGVEQFKHHARLCKRYGAAVVVMAFDEVGQADTAARKKEICKRSYDILVNEVGFPPEDIIFDPNIFAVATGIEEHNNYAVDFIEACAYIRDHLPHALSSGGVSNVSFSFRGNNPVREAIHSVFLFHAIRNGLTMGIVNAGQLEIYDEIPADLRNKVEDVVLNRTPEGTDALLAIADDYKGGGATKEVENEAWRSLPVGKRLEHALVKGITAHIVEDTEECRQQCARPIEVIEGPLMSGMNVVGDLFGAGKMFLPQVVKSARVMKQAVAHLIPFIEAEKGDKPEAKGKILMATVKGDVHDIGKNIVGVVLGCNGYDIVDLGVMVPAEKILQTARDEKCDIIGLSGLITPSLDEMVHVAREMQRQGFNLPLMIGGATTSKAHTAVKIEPKYSNDAVIYVTDASRAVGVATQLLSKELKPGFVEKTRQDYVDVRERTANRSARTERLSYAKAIAAKPQYDWASYQPAVPTFTGVKVLEDIDLRTLAEYIDWTPFFISWDLAGKFPRILTDEVVGETATSLYKDAREMLDKLIDEKLISARAVFGFWPANQVADDDIEVYGDDGQPLATLHHLRQQTIKPDNKPNWSLADFVAPKDSGVTDYVGGFITTAGIGAEEVAKAYQDKGDDYSSIMVKALADRLAEACAEWLHEQVRKEHWGYARDEHLDNEALIKEQYSGIRPAPGYPACPDHTEKETLFRLLDGTAIGETGPSGVFLTEHFAMFPAAAVSGWYFAHPQAQYFAVGKVDKDQIDSYSARKGQAVSVSERWLAPNLGYDS is encoded by the coding sequence ATGTCCGACCGCAGCGCTCGTCTCCAAGCACTCCAGCACGCACTCAAAGAGCGCATCCTGATCCTCGACGGCGGCATGGGTACTATGATCCAAAGTTATCGCCTCGAGGAACACGACTATCGTGGCACGCGCTTTGCTGATTGGCCAAGCGATGTGAAAGGTAACAACGACTTGTTGCTGCTCAGCCGCCCCGATGTCATCGCCGCGATCGAGAAAGCCTACCTGGACGCTGGCGCCGATATTCTCGAAACCAACACCTTCAACGCCACGCAGATTTCCCAGGCCGACTACGGCATGGAATCGCTGGTCTACGAGCTGAACGTCGAAGGCGCGCGCATCGCCCGCCAGGTGGCCGACGCCAAGACCCTGGAGACGCCGGACAAACCGCGCTTCGTCGCCGGCGTACTGGGCCCGACCAGCCGCACCTGCTCGATTTCCCCGGACGTCAACGACCCCGGCTACCGCAACGTCACCTTCGACGAACTGGTAGAAAACTACATCGAGGCCACCCGCGGCCTGATCGAGGGCGGCGCTGACCTGATCCTGATCGAAACCATCTTCGACACCCTCAACGCCAAGGCCGCGATCTTCGCCGTGCAACAGGTGTTCGAGGATGACAACGTCGAACTGCCGATCATGATCTCCGGCACCATCACCGACGCCTCGGGCCGCACCCTGTCGGGCCAGACCACCGAAGCCTTCTGGAACTCGGTGCGCCACGCCAAGCCGATTTCCGTCGGCCTCAACTGCGCCCTCGGCGCCAAGGACCTGCGCCCGTACCTGGAAGAGCTGTCGACCAAGGCCGACACTCACGTCTCGGCGCACCCCAACGCCGGCCTGCCCAACGCCTTCGGTGAGTACGACGAAACCCCGGCCGAAATGGCCGCGGTGGTCGAGGAGTTCGCTGCCAGCGGCTTCCTCAACATCATCGGCGGCTGCTGCGGCACCACCCCAGGCCACATCCAGGCCATCGCCGAGGCGGTTGCCAAGTACAAGCCACGTGAGATCCCGGAGATCGCCAAGGCCTGCCGCCTGTCGGGTCTGGAGCCGTTCACCATCGACCGCCAGTCGCTGTTCGTCAACGTGGGCGAGCGCACCAACATCACCGGTTCCGCCAAGTTCGCCCGGCTGATCCGCGAAGAGAACTACACCGAAGCACTGGAAGTGGCCCTGCAACAGGTCGAAGCCGGTGCCCAGGTAATCGACATCAACATGGACGAAGGGATGCTCGACTCCCAGGCCGCCATGGTCCGCTTCCTCAACATGATCGCTGGCGAGCCGGACATCTCCCGCGTGCCGATCATGATCGACTCCTCCAAGTGGGAAGTGATCGAGGCAGGCCTCAAGTGCATCCAGGGCAAGGGCATCGTCAACTCGATTTCCATGAAGGAAGGCGTCGAGCAGTTCAAGCACCACGCCCGCCTGTGCAAGCGCTACGGCGCCGCCGTGGTGGTGATGGCCTTCGATGAGGTCGGCCAGGCCGACACCGCCGCGCGCAAGAAGGAAATCTGCAAGCGCAGCTACGACATCCTGGTCAACGAAGTCGGCTTCCCGCCGGAAGACATCATCTTCGACCCGAACATCTTCGCCGTCGCCACCGGCATCGAAGAGCACAACAACTACGCTGTCGACTTCATCGAAGCCTGCGCCTACATCCGCGACCACCTGCCCCACGCCTTGAGCTCGGGTGGTGTGTCCAACGTGTCGTTCTCGTTCCGCGGCAACAACCCGGTGCGTGAAGCGATCCACTCGGTGTTCCTGTTCCACGCCATCCGCAATGGCCTGACCATGGGTATCGTCAACGCCGGCCAGCTGGAAATCTACGACGAAATCCCGGCCGACCTGCGCAACAAGGTCGAGGACGTGGTGCTCAACCGCACCCCGGAAGGCACCGATGCCCTGCTGGCCATCGCCGACGACTACAAAGGCGGCGGCGCCACCAAGGAAGTCGAAAACGAAGCCTGGCGCTCGCTGCCGGTCGGCAAACGCCTGGAACATGCCCTGGTCAAAGGCATCACCGCGCACATCGTCGAAGACACCGAGGAGTGCCGCCAGCAGTGCGCGCGCCCGATCGAAGTCATCGAAGGCCCGCTGATGAGCGGCATGAACGTGGTCGGCGACCTGTTCGGTGCCGGCAAGATGTTCTTGCCGCAGGTGGTCAAGTCGGCGCGCGTGATGAAGCAGGCCGTGGCGCACCTGATCCCGTTCATCGAAGCCGAAAAAGGCGACAAGCCCGAAGCCAAGGGCAAGATCCTGATGGCCACGGTCAAGGGCGACGTGCACGACATCGGCAAGAACATCGTCGGCGTGGTGCTGGGCTGTAACGGCTACGACATCGTCGACCTGGGCGTGATGGTGCCGGCCGAGAAAATCCTGCAGACCGCACGCGACGAGAAATGCGACATCATCGGCCTGTCTGGCCTGATCACCCCGTCGCTGGACGAGATGGTCCACGTTGCCCGCGAAATGCAGCGTCAGGGTTTCAACCTGCCGCTGATGATCGGTGGCGCGACCACCTCCAAGGCGCACACGGCGGTGAAGATCGAACCCAAGTACAGCAACGACGCGGTGATCTACGTCACCGACGCTTCGCGCGCCGTCGGCGTGGCGACCCAATTGTTGTCCAAGGAGCTCAAGCCCGGCTTCGTCGAGAAAACCCGCCAGGATTACGTCGACGTGCGCGAGCGCACCGCCAACCGCAGTGCCCGCACCGAGCGCCTGAGCTACGCCAAGGCCATCGCGGCCAAGCCGCAGTATGATTGGGCAAGCTACCAGCCAGCCGTGCCTACCTTCACCGGCGTCAAGGTGCTGGAAGACATCGACCTGCGCACCCTGGCCGAGTACATCGACTGGACACCGTTCTTCATCTCCTGGGACCTGGCCGGCAAATTCCCGCGCATCCTCACCGACGAAGTGGTCGGCGAAACCGCGACGTCGCTGTACAAGGACGCCCGCGAGATGCTCGACAAACTGATCGACGAGAAGCTGATCAGTGCCCGCGCCGTGTTCGGTTTCTGGCCGGCCAACCAGGTCGCCGATGACGACATCGAGGTCTATGGCGATGACGGCCAGCCCCTGGCCACCTTGCACCACCTGCGCCAGCAGACCATCAAGCCTGACAACAAGCCAAACTGGTCGCTGGCCGACTTCGTCGCACCCAAAGACAGCGGCGTCACCGACTACGTCGGCGGCTTCATCACCACCGCAGGCATCGGCGCCGAGGAAGTGGCCAAGGCCTACCAGGACAAGGGCGATGACTACAGCTCGATCATGGTCAAGGCCTTGGCCGACCGCCTGGCCGAAGCCTGCGCCGAATGGCTGCACGAGCAGGTGCGTAAAGAGCACTGGGGTTACGCCCGCGACGAGCACCTGGATAACGAAGCGTTGATCAAGGAGCAGTACAGCGGCATCCGCCCTGCCCCCGGCTACCCGGCCTGCCCGGACCACACCGAGAAAGAAACCCTGTTCCGCCTGCTCGACGGCACGGCCATTGGCGAGACAGGCCCAAGCGGCGTGTTCCTGACCGAACACTTTGCGATGTTCCCGGCGGCGGCGGTCAGCGGCTGGTACTTTGCCCACCCGCAGGCGCAGTACTTTGCCGTGGGCAAGGTCGACAAGGACCAGATCGACAGCTACAGCGCGCGTAAAGGCCAGGCGGTGAGCGTGAGTGAGCGGTGGTTGGCGCCTAACCTTGGGTACGACAGCTAA